In Scomber scombrus chromosome 17, fScoSco1.1, whole genome shotgun sequence, the following proteins share a genomic window:
- the fermt1 gene encoding fermitin family homolog 1 isoform X5: MITAAEYGDTSWELSVHVDQKDGDESMRFKLRVKGDLHIGGLMLKLVEKIKAPQDWSDHALWWEQRKCWLLKTHWTLDKYGVQADADLRYTPQHKPLLLQLPNMKTIKMTVSFSCVVFKTVAEICQILNIRRPEELSLLKPPDDPSKKKKKKDKNSVQHDIWDIELPGGSAMYSKTMTATYDPENGMPVSATSLWFGENPLAECLPNLPPAELAKIYQPLSLVDKAINNAGWLDSSRSLMEQDIQYEDKLLLRFKYNVFFDLNPKYDGVRITQLYEQARWSVLLEEIDCTDEEMLMFASLQYHICKLTMSSEPLDHSNEPEIDEVEAALSNLEVTLEGGLTDRILEDITDIPELADSLRLFRPKRLTLRPYKEYWFVFKDTTISYYKNKEVSNGEPIEQFHLRGCEVVPDVNVTDKKFGIKLLLPVADGMNEVYIRCDNETQYAKWKAACILASKGKTMAYSSYKSEVKNIQSFLQMKSLAPPPGQAAPDLDAMEMNAECFVSPRYAKKHKTKQLTARILEAHQNIARLSLMEAKMRFIQAWQSLPEFGINYYIVRFKGGKKDEILGISYNRLIRLDMSSGLPVTTWRFANMKQWNVNWEIRQVTIEFDQNVTIAFCCLSCDCKVVHEFIGGYIFLSTRSKDQNETLDDELFHKLTGGQE, from the exons ATGATCACAGCTGCAGAGTATGGAGACACATCATGGGAGCTGTCCGTGCATGTGGATCAAAAAGATGGAGATGAATCTATGAGATTTAAACTGAGGGTGAAGGGCGATTTGCACATTGGGGGCCTCATGCTTAAGCTGGTGGAGAAGATCA aggcCCCTCAGGACTGGTCAGATCATGCCCTGTGGTGGGAACAGAGGAAATGCTGGCTGCTGAAGACCCACTGGACATTGGACAAATATGGAGTTCAG GCGGACGCTGACCTGCGCTACACACCCCAGCACAAACCCCTGTTGCTGCAGCTCCCCAATATGAAAACCATCAAGATGACTGTCAGCTTCTCCTGTGTCGTCTTCAAGACCGTGGCAGAGATCTGTCAAATACTCA ACATCAGGAGGCCAGAGGAACTGTCCCTACTGAAGCCTCCAGATGATCCctccaagaagaagaagaagaaagacaagaacTCTGTACAGCATGACATATGGGACATCGAATTGCCCGGAGGATCAG CCATGTACAGTAAGACCATGACAGCAACCTACGACCCTGAGAACGGGATGCCAGTGTCTGCCACGAGCCTTTGGTTTGGAGAAAACCCTTTAGCTGAATGCCTGCCCAACTTACCACCTGCTGAGCTGGCCAAGATATACCAGCCGCTGTCACTGGTGGACAAAGCAATCAACAATGCAGG GTGGTTGGACTCATCTCGTTCTCTTATGGAGCAAGACATTCAATATGAAGACAAGCTATTGTTGCGCTTTAAGTACAATGTCTTCTTCGACCTCAACCCTAAA tatGATGGTGTCAGGATAACCCAGCTGTATGAACAAGCTCGCTGGTCCGTCCTGCTTGAGGAGATAGATTGCACTGATGAAGAAATGCTGATGTTTGCTTCACTACAG tatcaCATTTGTAAACTGACAATGTCAAGTGAGCCACTGGACCACTCTAACGAACCAGAAATAGATGAAGTAGAGGCTGCCCTATCCAACCTGGAGGTGACACTTGAAGGCGGACTCACAGACAGAATTCtg gaagacattacagacattccAGAGCTGGCAGATTCCCTCCGGCTGTTTAG ACCGAAAAGACTAACACTCCGGCCTTACAAAGAGTACTGGTTTGTATTCAAGGACACCACCATCTCCTACTACAAGAACAAGGAGGTGTCCAACGGGGAACCCATAGAGCAGTTTCACCTTCGAG GCTGTGAGGTAGTCCCTGACGTCAATGTCACAGATAAGAAGTTTGGCATCAAGCTCCTGCTCCCAGTTGCTGATGGGATGAATGAGGTGTACATCCGATGTGACAAT gAAACACAGTATGCAAAGTGGAAGGCAGCATGTATCCTAGCCTCCAAAGGTAAAACAATGGCCTACAGCTCCTACAAGTCAGAAGTGAAAAACATCCAGTCGTTCCTGCAAATGAAGAGCTTGGCACCCCCTCCTGGCCAAGCAGCACCCGACCTTGATGCTATGGAGATGAatgctgaatgttttgtttctccACGCTACGCCAAGAAGCACAAGACCAAACAG ctgacaGCACGAATCCTGGAGGCCCATCAGAACATTGCACGGCTGTCCCTAATGGAGGCCAAGATGCGCTTCATTCAGGCCTGGCAGTCACTCCCAGAGTTTGGTATCAACTACTACATTGTCAG ATTTAAAGGCGGTAAGAAGGATGAGATTCTTGGGATCTCATATAACCGTCTGATTCGTCTTGACATGTCCTCTGGCCTGCCTGTCACCACATGGAGGTTCGCCAATATGAAACAGTGGAACGTCAACTGGGAGATAAGACAG gtGACCATAGAGTTCGACCAGAATGTGACAATAGCCTTCTGCTGTTTGAGCTGTGACTGCAAGGTGGTCCATGAGTTCATTGGCGGTTACATCTTTCTCTCCACACGATCTAAAGACCAGAACGAGACGCTAGATGACGAACTTTTCCATAAACTTACTGGAGGCCAAGAATGA
- the fermt1 gene encoding fermitin family homolog 1 isoform X2, giving the protein MITAAEYGDTSWELSVHVDQKDGDESMRFKLRVKGDLHIGGLMLKLVEKIKAPQDWSDHALWWEQRKCWLLKTHWTLDKYGVQADADLRYTPQHKPLLLQLPNMKTIKMTVSFSCVVFKTVAEICQILNIRRPEELSLLKPPDDPSKKKKKKDKNSVQHDIWDIELPGGSGTMKYIPVSQAMYSKTMTATYDPENGMPVSATSLWFGENPLAECLPNLPPAELAKIYQPLSLVDKAINNAGWLDSSRSLMEQDIQYEDKLLLRFKYNVFFDLNPKYDGVRITQLYEQARWSVLLEEIDCTDEEMLMFASLQYHICKLTMSSEPLDHSNEPEIDEVEAALSNLEVTLEGGLTDRILEDITDIPELADSLRLFRPKRLTLRPYKEYWFVFKDTTISYYKNKEVSNGEPIEQFHLRGCEVVPDVNVTDKKFGIKLLLPVADGMNEVYIRCDNETQYAKWKAACILASKGKTMAYSSYKSEVKNIQSFLQMKSLAPPPGQAAPDLDAMEMNAECFVSPRYAKKHKTKQLTARILEAHQNIARLSLMEAKMRFIQAWQSLPEFGINYYIVRFKGGKKDEILGISYNRLIRLDMSSGLPVTTWRFANMKQWNVNWEIRQVTIEFDQNVTIAFCCLSCDCKVVHEFIGGYIFLSTRSKDQNETLDDELFHKLTGGQE; this is encoded by the exons ATGATCACAGCTGCAGAGTATGGAGACACATCATGGGAGCTGTCCGTGCATGTGGATCAAAAAGATGGAGATGAATCTATGAGATTTAAACTGAGGGTGAAGGGCGATTTGCACATTGGGGGCCTCATGCTTAAGCTGGTGGAGAAGATCA aggcCCCTCAGGACTGGTCAGATCATGCCCTGTGGTGGGAACAGAGGAAATGCTGGCTGCTGAAGACCCACTGGACATTGGACAAATATGGAGTTCAG GCGGACGCTGACCTGCGCTACACACCCCAGCACAAACCCCTGTTGCTGCAGCTCCCCAATATGAAAACCATCAAGATGACTGTCAGCTTCTCCTGTGTCGTCTTCAAGACCGTGGCAGAGATCTGTCAAATACTCA ACATCAGGAGGCCAGAGGAACTGTCCCTACTGAAGCCTCCAGATGATCCctccaagaagaagaagaagaaagacaagaacTCTGTACAGCATGACATATGGGACATCGAATTGCCCGGAGGATCAGGTACTATGAAATACATACCTGTTTC ACAAGCCATGTACAGTAAGACCATGACAGCAACCTACGACCCTGAGAACGGGATGCCAGTGTCTGCCACGAGCCTTTGGTTTGGAGAAAACCCTTTAGCTGAATGCCTGCCCAACTTACCACCTGCTGAGCTGGCCAAGATATACCAGCCGCTGTCACTGGTGGACAAAGCAATCAACAATGCAGG GTGGTTGGACTCATCTCGTTCTCTTATGGAGCAAGACATTCAATATGAAGACAAGCTATTGTTGCGCTTTAAGTACAATGTCTTCTTCGACCTCAACCCTAAA tatGATGGTGTCAGGATAACCCAGCTGTATGAACAAGCTCGCTGGTCCGTCCTGCTTGAGGAGATAGATTGCACTGATGAAGAAATGCTGATGTTTGCTTCACTACAG tatcaCATTTGTAAACTGACAATGTCAAGTGAGCCACTGGACCACTCTAACGAACCAGAAATAGATGAAGTAGAGGCTGCCCTATCCAACCTGGAGGTGACACTTGAAGGCGGACTCACAGACAGAATTCtg gaagacattacagacattccAGAGCTGGCAGATTCCCTCCGGCTGTTTAG ACCGAAAAGACTAACACTCCGGCCTTACAAAGAGTACTGGTTTGTATTCAAGGACACCACCATCTCCTACTACAAGAACAAGGAGGTGTCCAACGGGGAACCCATAGAGCAGTTTCACCTTCGAG GCTGTGAGGTAGTCCCTGACGTCAATGTCACAGATAAGAAGTTTGGCATCAAGCTCCTGCTCCCAGTTGCTGATGGGATGAATGAGGTGTACATCCGATGTGACAAT gAAACACAGTATGCAAAGTGGAAGGCAGCATGTATCCTAGCCTCCAAAGGTAAAACAATGGCCTACAGCTCCTACAAGTCAGAAGTGAAAAACATCCAGTCGTTCCTGCAAATGAAGAGCTTGGCACCCCCTCCTGGCCAAGCAGCACCCGACCTTGATGCTATGGAGATGAatgctgaatgttttgtttctccACGCTACGCCAAGAAGCACAAGACCAAACAG ctgacaGCACGAATCCTGGAGGCCCATCAGAACATTGCACGGCTGTCCCTAATGGAGGCCAAGATGCGCTTCATTCAGGCCTGGCAGTCACTCCCAGAGTTTGGTATCAACTACTACATTGTCAG ATTTAAAGGCGGTAAGAAGGATGAGATTCTTGGGATCTCATATAACCGTCTGATTCGTCTTGACATGTCCTCTGGCCTGCCTGTCACCACATGGAGGTTCGCCAATATGAAACAGTGGAACGTCAACTGGGAGATAAGACAG gtGACCATAGAGTTCGACCAGAATGTGACAATAGCCTTCTGCTGTTTGAGCTGTGACTGCAAGGTGGTCCATGAGTTCATTGGCGGTTACATCTTTCTCTCCACACGATCTAAAGACCAGAACGAGACGCTAGATGACGAACTTTTCCATAAACTTACTGGAGGCCAAGAATGA
- the fermt1 gene encoding fermitin family homolog 1 isoform X1: MITAAEYGDTSWELSVHVDQKDGDESMRFKLRVKGDLHIGGLMLKLVEKIKAPQDWSDHALWWEQRKCWLLKTHWTLDKYGVQADADLRYTPQHKPLLLQLPNMKTIKMTVSFSCVVFKTVAEICQILNIRRPEELSLLKPPDDPSKKKKKKDKNSVQHDIWDIELPGGSGTMKYIPVKSFIIHKQAMYSKTMTATYDPENGMPVSATSLWFGENPLAECLPNLPPAELAKIYQPLSLVDKAINNAGWLDSSRSLMEQDIQYEDKLLLRFKYNVFFDLNPKYDGVRITQLYEQARWSVLLEEIDCTDEEMLMFASLQYHICKLTMSSEPLDHSNEPEIDEVEAALSNLEVTLEGGLTDRILEDITDIPELADSLRLFRPKRLTLRPYKEYWFVFKDTTISYYKNKEVSNGEPIEQFHLRGCEVVPDVNVTDKKFGIKLLLPVADGMNEVYIRCDNETQYAKWKAACILASKGKTMAYSSYKSEVKNIQSFLQMKSLAPPPGQAAPDLDAMEMNAECFVSPRYAKKHKTKQLTARILEAHQNIARLSLMEAKMRFIQAWQSLPEFGINYYIVRFKGGKKDEILGISYNRLIRLDMSSGLPVTTWRFANMKQWNVNWEIRQVTIEFDQNVTIAFCCLSCDCKVVHEFIGGYIFLSTRSKDQNETLDDELFHKLTGGQE, encoded by the exons ATGATCACAGCTGCAGAGTATGGAGACACATCATGGGAGCTGTCCGTGCATGTGGATCAAAAAGATGGAGATGAATCTATGAGATTTAAACTGAGGGTGAAGGGCGATTTGCACATTGGGGGCCTCATGCTTAAGCTGGTGGAGAAGATCA aggcCCCTCAGGACTGGTCAGATCATGCCCTGTGGTGGGAACAGAGGAAATGCTGGCTGCTGAAGACCCACTGGACATTGGACAAATATGGAGTTCAG GCGGACGCTGACCTGCGCTACACACCCCAGCACAAACCCCTGTTGCTGCAGCTCCCCAATATGAAAACCATCAAGATGACTGTCAGCTTCTCCTGTGTCGTCTTCAAGACCGTGGCAGAGATCTGTCAAATACTCA ACATCAGGAGGCCAGAGGAACTGTCCCTACTGAAGCCTCCAGATGATCCctccaagaagaagaagaagaaagacaagaacTCTGTACAGCATGACATATGGGACATCGAATTGCCCGGAGGATCAGGTACTATGAAATACATACCTGT CAAATCCTTCATTATTCACAAACAAGCCATGTACAGTAAGACCATGACAGCAACCTACGACCCTGAGAACGGGATGCCAGTGTCTGCCACGAGCCTTTGGTTTGGAGAAAACCCTTTAGCTGAATGCCTGCCCAACTTACCACCTGCTGAGCTGGCCAAGATATACCAGCCGCTGTCACTGGTGGACAAAGCAATCAACAATGCAGG GTGGTTGGACTCATCTCGTTCTCTTATGGAGCAAGACATTCAATATGAAGACAAGCTATTGTTGCGCTTTAAGTACAATGTCTTCTTCGACCTCAACCCTAAA tatGATGGTGTCAGGATAACCCAGCTGTATGAACAAGCTCGCTGGTCCGTCCTGCTTGAGGAGATAGATTGCACTGATGAAGAAATGCTGATGTTTGCTTCACTACAG tatcaCATTTGTAAACTGACAATGTCAAGTGAGCCACTGGACCACTCTAACGAACCAGAAATAGATGAAGTAGAGGCTGCCCTATCCAACCTGGAGGTGACACTTGAAGGCGGACTCACAGACAGAATTCtg gaagacattacagacattccAGAGCTGGCAGATTCCCTCCGGCTGTTTAG ACCGAAAAGACTAACACTCCGGCCTTACAAAGAGTACTGGTTTGTATTCAAGGACACCACCATCTCCTACTACAAGAACAAGGAGGTGTCCAACGGGGAACCCATAGAGCAGTTTCACCTTCGAG GCTGTGAGGTAGTCCCTGACGTCAATGTCACAGATAAGAAGTTTGGCATCAAGCTCCTGCTCCCAGTTGCTGATGGGATGAATGAGGTGTACATCCGATGTGACAAT gAAACACAGTATGCAAAGTGGAAGGCAGCATGTATCCTAGCCTCCAAAGGTAAAACAATGGCCTACAGCTCCTACAAGTCAGAAGTGAAAAACATCCAGTCGTTCCTGCAAATGAAGAGCTTGGCACCCCCTCCTGGCCAAGCAGCACCCGACCTTGATGCTATGGAGATGAatgctgaatgttttgtttctccACGCTACGCCAAGAAGCACAAGACCAAACAG ctgacaGCACGAATCCTGGAGGCCCATCAGAACATTGCACGGCTGTCCCTAATGGAGGCCAAGATGCGCTTCATTCAGGCCTGGCAGTCACTCCCAGAGTTTGGTATCAACTACTACATTGTCAG ATTTAAAGGCGGTAAGAAGGATGAGATTCTTGGGATCTCATATAACCGTCTGATTCGTCTTGACATGTCCTCTGGCCTGCCTGTCACCACATGGAGGTTCGCCAATATGAAACAGTGGAACGTCAACTGGGAGATAAGACAG gtGACCATAGAGTTCGACCAGAATGTGACAATAGCCTTCTGCTGTTTGAGCTGTGACTGCAAGGTGGTCCATGAGTTCATTGGCGGTTACATCTTTCTCTCCACACGATCTAAAGACCAGAACGAGACGCTAGATGACGAACTTTTCCATAAACTTACTGGAGGCCAAGAATGA
- the fermt1 gene encoding fermitin family homolog 1 isoform X3, giving the protein MITAAEYGDTSWELSVHVDQKDGDESMRFKLRVKGDLHIGGLMLKLVEKIKAPQDWSDHALWWEQRKCWLLKTHWTLDKYGVQADADLRYTPQHKPLLLQLPNMKTIKMTVSFSCVVFKTVAEICQILNIRRPEELSLLKPPDDPSKKKKKKDKNSVQHDIWDIELPNDKSFIIHKQAMYSKTMTATYDPENGMPVSATSLWFGENPLAECLPNLPPAELAKIYQPLSLVDKAINNAGWLDSSRSLMEQDIQYEDKLLLRFKYNVFFDLNPKYDGVRITQLYEQARWSVLLEEIDCTDEEMLMFASLQYHICKLTMSSEPLDHSNEPEIDEVEAALSNLEVTLEGGLTDRILEDITDIPELADSLRLFRPKRLTLRPYKEYWFVFKDTTISYYKNKEVSNGEPIEQFHLRGCEVVPDVNVTDKKFGIKLLLPVADGMNEVYIRCDNETQYAKWKAACILASKGKTMAYSSYKSEVKNIQSFLQMKSLAPPPGQAAPDLDAMEMNAECFVSPRYAKKHKTKQLTARILEAHQNIARLSLMEAKMRFIQAWQSLPEFGINYYIVRFKGGKKDEILGISYNRLIRLDMSSGLPVTTWRFANMKQWNVNWEIRQVTIEFDQNVTIAFCCLSCDCKVVHEFIGGYIFLSTRSKDQNETLDDELFHKLTGGQE; this is encoded by the exons ATGATCACAGCTGCAGAGTATGGAGACACATCATGGGAGCTGTCCGTGCATGTGGATCAAAAAGATGGAGATGAATCTATGAGATTTAAACTGAGGGTGAAGGGCGATTTGCACATTGGGGGCCTCATGCTTAAGCTGGTGGAGAAGATCA aggcCCCTCAGGACTGGTCAGATCATGCCCTGTGGTGGGAACAGAGGAAATGCTGGCTGCTGAAGACCCACTGGACATTGGACAAATATGGAGTTCAG GCGGACGCTGACCTGCGCTACACACCCCAGCACAAACCCCTGTTGCTGCAGCTCCCCAATATGAAAACCATCAAGATGACTGTCAGCTTCTCCTGTGTCGTCTTCAAGACCGTGGCAGAGATCTGTCAAATACTCA ACATCAGGAGGCCAGAGGAACTGTCCCTACTGAAGCCTCCAGATGATCCctccaagaagaagaagaagaaagacaagaacTCTGTACAGCATGACATATGGGACATCGAATTGCC TAATGACAAATCCTTCATTATTCACAAACAAGCCATGTACAGTAAGACCATGACAGCAACCTACGACCCTGAGAACGGGATGCCAGTGTCTGCCACGAGCCTTTGGTTTGGAGAAAACCCTTTAGCTGAATGCCTGCCCAACTTACCACCTGCTGAGCTGGCCAAGATATACCAGCCGCTGTCACTGGTGGACAAAGCAATCAACAATGCAGG GTGGTTGGACTCATCTCGTTCTCTTATGGAGCAAGACATTCAATATGAAGACAAGCTATTGTTGCGCTTTAAGTACAATGTCTTCTTCGACCTCAACCCTAAA tatGATGGTGTCAGGATAACCCAGCTGTATGAACAAGCTCGCTGGTCCGTCCTGCTTGAGGAGATAGATTGCACTGATGAAGAAATGCTGATGTTTGCTTCACTACAG tatcaCATTTGTAAACTGACAATGTCAAGTGAGCCACTGGACCACTCTAACGAACCAGAAATAGATGAAGTAGAGGCTGCCCTATCCAACCTGGAGGTGACACTTGAAGGCGGACTCACAGACAGAATTCtg gaagacattacagacattccAGAGCTGGCAGATTCCCTCCGGCTGTTTAG ACCGAAAAGACTAACACTCCGGCCTTACAAAGAGTACTGGTTTGTATTCAAGGACACCACCATCTCCTACTACAAGAACAAGGAGGTGTCCAACGGGGAACCCATAGAGCAGTTTCACCTTCGAG GCTGTGAGGTAGTCCCTGACGTCAATGTCACAGATAAGAAGTTTGGCATCAAGCTCCTGCTCCCAGTTGCTGATGGGATGAATGAGGTGTACATCCGATGTGACAAT gAAACACAGTATGCAAAGTGGAAGGCAGCATGTATCCTAGCCTCCAAAGGTAAAACAATGGCCTACAGCTCCTACAAGTCAGAAGTGAAAAACATCCAGTCGTTCCTGCAAATGAAGAGCTTGGCACCCCCTCCTGGCCAAGCAGCACCCGACCTTGATGCTATGGAGATGAatgctgaatgttttgtttctccACGCTACGCCAAGAAGCACAAGACCAAACAG ctgacaGCACGAATCCTGGAGGCCCATCAGAACATTGCACGGCTGTCCCTAATGGAGGCCAAGATGCGCTTCATTCAGGCCTGGCAGTCACTCCCAGAGTTTGGTATCAACTACTACATTGTCAG ATTTAAAGGCGGTAAGAAGGATGAGATTCTTGGGATCTCATATAACCGTCTGATTCGTCTTGACATGTCCTCTGGCCTGCCTGTCACCACATGGAGGTTCGCCAATATGAAACAGTGGAACGTCAACTGGGAGATAAGACAG gtGACCATAGAGTTCGACCAGAATGTGACAATAGCCTTCTGCTGTTTGAGCTGTGACTGCAAGGTGGTCCATGAGTTCATTGGCGGTTACATCTTTCTCTCCACACGATCTAAAGACCAGAACGAGACGCTAGATGACGAACTTTTCCATAAACTTACTGGAGGCCAAGAATGA
- the fermt1 gene encoding fermitin family homolog 1 isoform X4: MITAAEYGDTSWELSVHVDQKDGDESMRFKLRVKGDLHIGGLMLKLVEKIKAPQDWSDHALWWEQRKCWLLKTHWTLDKYGVQADADLRYTPQHKPLLLQLPNMKTIKMTVSFSCVVFKTVAEICQILNIRRPEELSLLKPPDDPSKKKKKKDKNSVQHDIWDIELPGGSGTKQAMYSKTMTATYDPENGMPVSATSLWFGENPLAECLPNLPPAELAKIYQPLSLVDKAINNAGWLDSSRSLMEQDIQYEDKLLLRFKYNVFFDLNPKYDGVRITQLYEQARWSVLLEEIDCTDEEMLMFASLQYHICKLTMSSEPLDHSNEPEIDEVEAALSNLEVTLEGGLTDRILEDITDIPELADSLRLFRPKRLTLRPYKEYWFVFKDTTISYYKNKEVSNGEPIEQFHLRGCEVVPDVNVTDKKFGIKLLLPVADGMNEVYIRCDNETQYAKWKAACILASKGKTMAYSSYKSEVKNIQSFLQMKSLAPPPGQAAPDLDAMEMNAECFVSPRYAKKHKTKQLTARILEAHQNIARLSLMEAKMRFIQAWQSLPEFGINYYIVRFKGGKKDEILGISYNRLIRLDMSSGLPVTTWRFANMKQWNVNWEIRQVTIEFDQNVTIAFCCLSCDCKVVHEFIGGYIFLSTRSKDQNETLDDELFHKLTGGQE, translated from the exons ATGATCACAGCTGCAGAGTATGGAGACACATCATGGGAGCTGTCCGTGCATGTGGATCAAAAAGATGGAGATGAATCTATGAGATTTAAACTGAGGGTGAAGGGCGATTTGCACATTGGGGGCCTCATGCTTAAGCTGGTGGAGAAGATCA aggcCCCTCAGGACTGGTCAGATCATGCCCTGTGGTGGGAACAGAGGAAATGCTGGCTGCTGAAGACCCACTGGACATTGGACAAATATGGAGTTCAG GCGGACGCTGACCTGCGCTACACACCCCAGCACAAACCCCTGTTGCTGCAGCTCCCCAATATGAAAACCATCAAGATGACTGTCAGCTTCTCCTGTGTCGTCTTCAAGACCGTGGCAGAGATCTGTCAAATACTCA ACATCAGGAGGCCAGAGGAACTGTCCCTACTGAAGCCTCCAGATGATCCctccaagaagaagaagaagaaagacaagaacTCTGTACAGCATGACATATGGGACATCGAATTGCCCGGAGGATCAGGTACT AAACAAGCCATGTACAGTAAGACCATGACAGCAACCTACGACCCTGAGAACGGGATGCCAGTGTCTGCCACGAGCCTTTGGTTTGGAGAAAACCCTTTAGCTGAATGCCTGCCCAACTTACCACCTGCTGAGCTGGCCAAGATATACCAGCCGCTGTCACTGGTGGACAAAGCAATCAACAATGCAGG GTGGTTGGACTCATCTCGTTCTCTTATGGAGCAAGACATTCAATATGAAGACAAGCTATTGTTGCGCTTTAAGTACAATGTCTTCTTCGACCTCAACCCTAAA tatGATGGTGTCAGGATAACCCAGCTGTATGAACAAGCTCGCTGGTCCGTCCTGCTTGAGGAGATAGATTGCACTGATGAAGAAATGCTGATGTTTGCTTCACTACAG tatcaCATTTGTAAACTGACAATGTCAAGTGAGCCACTGGACCACTCTAACGAACCAGAAATAGATGAAGTAGAGGCTGCCCTATCCAACCTGGAGGTGACACTTGAAGGCGGACTCACAGACAGAATTCtg gaagacattacagacattccAGAGCTGGCAGATTCCCTCCGGCTGTTTAG ACCGAAAAGACTAACACTCCGGCCTTACAAAGAGTACTGGTTTGTATTCAAGGACACCACCATCTCCTACTACAAGAACAAGGAGGTGTCCAACGGGGAACCCATAGAGCAGTTTCACCTTCGAG GCTGTGAGGTAGTCCCTGACGTCAATGTCACAGATAAGAAGTTTGGCATCAAGCTCCTGCTCCCAGTTGCTGATGGGATGAATGAGGTGTACATCCGATGTGACAAT gAAACACAGTATGCAAAGTGGAAGGCAGCATGTATCCTAGCCTCCAAAGGTAAAACAATGGCCTACAGCTCCTACAAGTCAGAAGTGAAAAACATCCAGTCGTTCCTGCAAATGAAGAGCTTGGCACCCCCTCCTGGCCAAGCAGCACCCGACCTTGATGCTATGGAGATGAatgctgaatgttttgtttctccACGCTACGCCAAGAAGCACAAGACCAAACAG ctgacaGCACGAATCCTGGAGGCCCATCAGAACATTGCACGGCTGTCCCTAATGGAGGCCAAGATGCGCTTCATTCAGGCCTGGCAGTCACTCCCAGAGTTTGGTATCAACTACTACATTGTCAG ATTTAAAGGCGGTAAGAAGGATGAGATTCTTGGGATCTCATATAACCGTCTGATTCGTCTTGACATGTCCTCTGGCCTGCCTGTCACCACATGGAGGTTCGCCAATATGAAACAGTGGAACGTCAACTGGGAGATAAGACAG gtGACCATAGAGTTCGACCAGAATGTGACAATAGCCTTCTGCTGTTTGAGCTGTGACTGCAAGGTGGTCCATGAGTTCATTGGCGGTTACATCTTTCTCTCCACACGATCTAAAGACCAGAACGAGACGCTAGATGACGAACTTTTCCATAAACTTACTGGAGGCCAAGAATGA